A stretch of the bacterium genome encodes the following:
- a CDS encoding GxxExxY protein, which yields MDTNKHEKLLYKELSYQVQGAAIEVRKDFGSGHKESIYQNAFAEELKARKVKFEKEKAIKIYSPKTKNFIGLYRPDFIVEDKILIELKAVNKIPKMFIDQLYDYLRNSQYELGYFINFASPRLYIKRIIYTNDRK from the coding sequence ATGGACACGAATAAACACGAAAAGTTATTATATAAGGAGTTGTCTTACCAAGTGCAGGGGGCTGCTATCGAAGTAAGAAAAGATTTTGGTTCCGGGCATAAAGAAAGTATTTATCAGAATGCATTTGCGGAAGAACTTAAAGCTAGAAAAGTTAAATTTGAAAAAGAGAAAGCTATCAAAATTTATTCGCCTAAAACCAAAAACTTTATAGGATTGTATCGTCCAGATTTTATTGTTGAAGATAAAATTTTAATTGAGCTTAAAGCAGTAAATAAAATACCAAAAATGTTCATTGATCAGCTATATGACTATTTAAGAAACAGCCAATATGAACTTGGTTATTTTATAAATTTTGCGTCGCCAAGGCTTTATATTAAAAGAATAATTTATACCAATGACCGGAAGTAG